Within Columba livia isolate bColLiv1 breed racing homer chromosome 22, bColLiv1.pat.W.v2, whole genome shotgun sequence, the genomic segment CACCAGGCTGGAGTCTGGCGGGAAACAATGTGCAGATGAAAGGACCTTCAGCCATAAATCTAGAGGTCAAGTCATTATGATGGGGGAATCAAAAAGCACCACAAGCCATTTATGAACACAATAGAGGTCAATCCAGGAGCAAACCATTTTGCTCGAAGCCATGGTGGAAAACATATTGTTGCTTTGAGAGCTACATCCAGCCAGGGAGGTGGAAagttctctttaaaaataactgtagcTCAAGCGTTTTAACATTCATACTGCACTTGGTTCATTTACTGTGTTTTCAAATGCACATATAATGGGTGTGGGTGAGTGTCTGCCTGTCTCAGTTGTACGTGCTGCATTCATTAAACACCTGGCTTGGGAACCCCTCGCTGGAGATGGGAATATTCCAGACACAGGGAAAACCTGAACAGGCACCGAGCTGCTCCACACACATGGTGTGTGCACAGCGTTTGCACCGTGTACAGCGTGTGCATAGCGTGTGCACAGCATTTGCACTGTGCATAGCATGTGCGTGATGCGCAGAGTGTGTGCACAGCGTGTGCACAGCATTTGCACCATGTACAGCATGTGCACCATGTACAGCATGTGCATAGCGTGTGCATAGTGTGTGCACTGTGTACAGCGTGTGCACTGTGTGTGCATAGCATGTGCACGGTGTTCGCACCATGCACAGGATGTGCACTGTGTGTGCAGTGCGCACAGCGTGTGCACAGCATTTTCACTGTGTGTGCACCGTGCACAGTGTGCGCAACGTGCACAATGTGTGCATAGCATGTGCACAGCATTTGCACCATCTACAGCGTGTGCATAGCATGTGCATAGCATGTGCACCGTGCACAGTGTGTGCATAGTGTGTGCACAGCATTTGCACTGTGTACAGTATGTGCATAGCATGTGCGCAGTGTGTGCACCACGCATAATGCGTGCACTGTGTGTGCACCATGCACAGTGTGTGCATAGCCCGTGCACAGTATTTGCACAATGTACAGCGTGTATATAGCGTATGCATATATTGTGCACTGTGTGTGCACTGTCTGTGCACCATGCACAGCATGTGCATAGCATGTGCACAGCGTTCACACTGTGTACAGCAGGTGCACTGCGTGCGCATAGCGCGTACACCGTGTGTACACCACGCAGTGTGTGCATAGTGTGTGCACAGTGTTTGCGCTGTATGCGCACCACGTACAGCGTGTGCACCATGTACAGCGTGTGCACTGTGTGTGCACCGTGTACAGCGTGTGCACTGTGTGTATAGCACATACAGCGTGTGCACTGTGTGTGCATCATGTCCAGCCTACGCACAGCATGCACAACGCAAGCACAGCCCGAGCAGGGTGTGAGCACAGCGTGAGCATGGTGTATTTACAGCAGAGCTCCCAGTTCATCCCCGAGCAGCCTGGGGATCTCCCACCACAACCAGCAGCCCCTGGAGCAGCACCCCATCGTGCACAAACCACCATGGATTTCTAATCCAAGTTTAGCAGTGAAGGTTACACAGTAATGAACTGGGCCAAGCCCCCTCAACCCCATAGTAATAGTTTAGCTCCTCTAAAGCCTGAATGAGCGAAACTGCTCATGATTTTCCCCAAATCTCTGCTTTTGATGGTTTCACTGGAGCGTGCATCTGCTGCCCGAACAGCAAAGCAGCTCCTCGTGCGCTGCCTATGGAACAGGTTGATGCAGCCCCAGAGGGGACATTACAACCGGCACTAACCATAGTGTTTTCCACCGATCCATGCGTGCCAGGCTGAAATCTGCTGAGCTCGATGGTGACAAATGACGGGGAGACAGACTGCTATCCTGGCTGACCCTCCTGTGCCCCCTCCCGTGTCAAAAGCTGCAGCCCAGCCGGGAAATATCCAGCAGGGAAATATCCAGCTGGGAACACTGCTTGGGGGCTGCACTGCTGCATCCCACAGCTCACATCACTTGGGCTTAAAGAGGGGGAAAAGCAAAGTGCCCCAAGCCCCCAGACCCTGAGATCTGGCACACAGAGACCACTCACAGTCTGTATCCCCGTGCCTGGTCCCCACTGTCACCTCTGATTCGGCTCCAAGAAGCACATCGCACACCAACCAGCTGCTTCCCACTGCAGCCTGGAGGATTTAAAGCTCCTCAGCTGTACCTCATGTTATTGGTGCTCCTGGCTAGGCTCAGGTTTTTGTGCTAAATCCTTtggataagaaaataaaataatagccGTGTTGGTTCTGGGTGTAGGCTGAGCCAACAAATCTCCTCCAAAGGGGAGCTGTCAGCAGCACGTACAGCTCTGTTTGCCAAGCCAGTCGAGCCGGTTAATCACGAGGGGAGAATCTGTTCACATGCCAGGTCCATTAAGGGATGGAGAACCGGGCACTGAGACCCCGACAGTGGTCCCCAAACCTGGGGGGCCCTGGCTCATGACACTCCCCACAGCCTAGGGCTGTTTGGGGGGGTATCTGAGCAGGGGTGTCTCTCTGTGACACCCCCGGGAAGGCACAGCACGAGGGGAGCTCCCATATGGCTTCAGCAGTGGGTGGGAAGGACACACAGAcaaggtggggagagggggaccGTGGGGATGGACACATGGTGCAAGGGGGATGCTCGACCACCGCAGGAAGAGATGGTGGCAGGAGCAAGACTAACCCTAGGGATTAGACCCCCCAGGCTCAGGGGGTCTCCATATAGAGAAGGGAAGCGCAGTATAGAAGAATTAAAGGATTTCTGCTCTGGAGAACACGTTTGTTCTAGAAACGTCCCTGGAGTGAATCTCAGGTGCCCCAAGCTCAGGGATTTTGGATAGTTTTAAGAAAGAGCAACCTCCCACTGAGCCTCATGGCTCAGGTGTGCAGGAGGTGGGTGGCACACGCTGagggggtccctgtcccccaccCCAGTGCAGGAGCTCCCGGGACACACCGGTCACACAGGGAGCAGCGTCTGAGCGGGGTCAGTGCTTCTGGTGCTTCCAAAATGCTCCAGTGTGCTGCGCCCGTGGGACCAGGCAGGGTAGGGGCATGGAGAATGGCTGCTTCGGGTCACAGACCTTTGCTTGGAATGgacttaaaaacagaaaaaataaaataaataaagttcaTTTTTACATTCAGGCAATTCTGCCCCAGCGGGACGACTCACCAGCCAGGGGCCTGTGACTCCAGGAAGGACAAAGTCTGGCCCCGGCTTTTGAAAAGCCCTCTGGGGTCTGTGTGCTGAGACTTGCTAGAGCAAGGGCAGGTCTGTTCGCTCAGGAGGGCAATGTCTACCCTGTGGGGACACGGTCCCTCCAACACCAGCTGCTCGGGTGTGCTCAGCACCCAGCCAGGCTGCGGTTCCGGGCACAactgctgcagcacctggaTAATGTCCGCAGcatctgcttctgcctctcGACGAGGTCATTCCCGTGCTTCGGTTCTCCCTTGGCCAGGCGAGTCTCTGGGGGAGGGAAAATGAGAGAAGCTGCAGGATAAGTGTGTTAGAGCAGATTAACCAGCTCCCTCCACGCTGCTCCCAGCAATGAGTCAAACCATTGCTCAGTCCCGGGCTCCCCTTCCCCGGCCAAACACCATCCCAAGCACATGAGCTCGGCCAAGCAGCCCCATGAGACACCCCCAGACCGTGCGGGCAGAGGGTGATGCCTGGGGGAAGCTGGACCTTGGAGAGGtgagaagaaaggagacagCAAAGTGTCCCCTCGGCAGTTCCAGCGTACCGATGGGACGGGGTCCCAGTGCACAGCAGGGCACACAGACagctctgctcctcacaccGCCGTCTCCTGCTCCGCGCTggcctcttctttcttcctcttcatcttgCAGAAGCCATGGAGCCCGCAGAAGCAAGCGAAGGTGAACTGGGGCATCACCTAGAGCCGGAGAGGTGTGGGGGCACCctgcatggggacagggacaggagtcaGGGCAGCTCCTGCAGACGCACAGGGGTGCATGGGCAGGATGGAGGGCACAAGACAAATGCAGCACATCACCCTGCACCAGCGCACATCTCCCTCCCAACTCCTTCCCTGCGTTCGGGGCCCCCGCCACACGCTCCCAAATTCCCCACACAGTGAAAAAAGAGGTGATTAAATCTCTCCCCCCAGCCTCTCTCCTGAAAAGCAGGGAACAATCGGAGCAGACGTGGGGACAGCTTGCAGCAAGGGCCGGGAGGTGAGGTGCCCTGGGAGCGTCCTAgcgcagcggcagcagcagcggttACGGCACAATGAGGCACAGCTGAGAGCAGAATTCGCTCTCTTTGTGTCCGTCTGCAACGCATAAAATAACGCCCCGAAGTACAGCCCACATGATGGCCCAACAGCTGCAAAATGTAATTATGCAAATGAAAGGctgaggtttttaaaataaataacacacaCTCACAGAAATACTATATGAAGTGAAATTTGCGTTTTCTCCCTACTTTAATTTTTAGCTTTTCTATAGCTTCTCGATGACCAGCTCTAATTCTGCCTCGCAAGAGGCTGTGCTGGCGCTCAAGGGGAGCTGTGCCCAGCGCACGCAGTGTCACCCTGCCCAGCAATACGTGTCCTCGCCACCATGGCTGTGCCACCCCCAGCCGTGCAGAGGGACCGTGGCACCCACAGCGCGGCTGCTCTGAGAGCCTGGATGCCGCGTTTTctccccaccagcaccagcgCAGACAGGGAACATCTCTGGACCTCAGTTTACCCATCTGTGAAATGGGCACGATGCTCGAGCGGTCAGAGGACCAAGTGGAAATCTCAGTGACAGTGTCACCTCACTGTCACCTCCCGAAGCTCATGGCCACCGACAGCAGCAAGCAAAGAGTGAAACCCCCAACAGCGGGACACCGCTGAGAGCCCCCACCCCCGGCAGAGCAGCCCTAATCCACACCAGGGACAGCTGGGAGAAAATtaaccaaggggaaaaaagccacagCAGGTGGGGCCCATGGTCCCCCCATCTCCACACAGCAGCGGTGATGATGCAGGGGGGTGATGCCACAtccctgcctttccctttccccctttccaaggggctcagctgcagcacaaagcagcagcaagaagCATCCCATTTAATTCGCTCCTGCCGCtgctccccctccccagccatCTGGGTACCTGTCTAGTAGCTCCCAAATTAAATCAGGCTACCTCTGGAGCTCGAAAATAATGACAACGGGTGCTTTAATGAGTCTCCCGTTCTGAATGGCTCCTCAGCGTAGCGGCAGGTCTCCGCGTCtctctttgtgctgctgctttttgttacCAGCCTGAGAATGGGATTTTGGAGGGAACGGCTGGTGCAGAGGGGCCAGAGGGACAGGGTGGGGGGTCCCTCACCTCCTGGTTTGGCCAGAACAGAGCAAACCCACCGCCCGCAGGGAAGGGATGAGGGGAACGGAGAAGCCCCTGGGAACCAGCGCCCCTGTTTGGGATGCTGGGTCTGATCTGGAACCAGCAAACACCATCCTCATCCCAGCCTCCCACCCATCCGCGCTGTCTGACACTGTGttatcacagaatagtttgggttggagggaccttcccagctccccagtgcccccctgccatgagcagggacatcttcaccagctcaggttgctcagagccccgtccagcctggcctgggatgtctccagggatggttcatctaccacctctctggccaacctgggccaggctctcaccaccctcagggccaacaatttccaGGCAAACATCCACGCTGGACCTCCCAGGCAGCCTGGGCCGAGCAGCTCTCTGTCCCCATGGGTGCCCATCCCCGCTGCCCTGTgccaccccacatcccccccatGCCCAGCCCGCCCGGCCCCCCTTGCAGACACAAAGCCACCTCGAGAGCCTGGGCGGTCCGGCTGGGACCCCAGCGTCCTTTAGGGAACTATTGATATATTTAGAGGAGCTTGTACCACAGAGGCTTTTCAGGCTGACCCTCTGCCTCTCATTCAGGCAGCAGACAATGATGAATGAGTCCCGGAGAAAAGAGGCAGCCCAGCTGAGGCTGACGCTCCTGTTCTTCTTGAAAAGGTAGAAAAAGGATCCTGAAGGAGCaaggaataattaaaaaataaatgaactggCTTGGGCAGTGATGACAGAAGCCCCGCTTGATTTGCAAGGGCTGGGCATGCTTCACAGACCCAGGCTGCCCTTGCTATTCAAGGGAGAAGATCCTTTGGATAAAACTCTGCCACAGCAGAGAAAAACGCAAGGagcattaaaaatgtaaagccGGAGAATTCTCTTTAGTCAACTGCATAACCCCGGGCCGTGTTTGTCACTGTCACAGTGATGAATTGGGAGCTGTCTGAAATCAGCATGCTCACTTTAATAATGTCACTTACCCTGAGCCCGAAAAAACGTCTTTCTGAACCAGCTGGGCAGAGTCTGTTCCTTGGCCCAGCAATTACCCATTTCCCGGGCTTGGCTGGGAAAGTTCACGGCAGCTGAAACCGGCGGCTTTGGGATGGGAGGTCCTGGGCAGGGAGAGCCGGGGTACAGGCGGGGATGGAGGCAGGGATggaggcagggatgcaggcggGGTTGCAGGCGGGGATGCAGGGGGGAATGCAggtggggatgcaggcagggatgcaggcagggatgcagatAAGGATGCAGGCATGGATGCAGGCGGGGATGCAAGTGGGGATGCAGGTGGAGATGgaggcagggatgcaggtggatagaggcagggatgcaggtggggagggaggcagggacgcaggcagggatgcaggcggGGATGCAGACAGGGATGCAGGTGGGGATGCAGGCGGGGATGCAGGCGGGGATGCAGGTGGGGATGCAGGCGGAGATGCAGGCGGGGATGCAGGCGGGGATGCAGGTGGGGATGCAGGTGGGGATGCAGACAAGGATACAGGCAGGCATGCAGGTGGGGATGCAGGCGGGGATGgaggcagggatgcaggtggGGCTCAGCACAGCGttgctgcagggacagctcAGGGCTGGCAGGTGACACCAGTGGCCACCAGACCCGGGGAAGGGGTGCTCAGACACTGGGAGCTTTCATTTCAATTGATTTTCTTACTCCAACTCAGCTTTTCTATTTCTGAGAAACACCAGTGAATTAACTTTTAGCTACTTGgttggaaaaaaaccaacatgaagttttgcatttaaaaccCTGAACTTCAAAGCTGCCTTTTGCCGCCAGCACGTcgctgctctttttttcctgcaaaatggGATCATTTGCAATGGAAATCGGTCTCATATTTTTGCAGGAAGACGAATGGAATTAAATCATTTGtaagaaaatgtagaaaagtTCTCAgagatttcattatttcatttgcCTTTCCTGACAGCTCGTCTGTCCACCTCTCCAACTGGGATTTTCAGGAGTGACTGATGATTTGGGCATCACCGGCCCTAAAATCTGCTGAGCAGACGCTGTCGGAAAAGCACTCGGGGCCACAGCCCCGTGCTCACAAGACTTGTGGGGACTTTTCCTCCCTGCACAGAGGGATCCTCGCCTGGGACTTTTGCTGTTGCCTTTTTTAAGCGTCAGAGATGCAGGTCCCGCATCCCCGCCGCTCGCCATCAGGACAGCCTGTCACACAGAGGGGACACAACCCCTTTCCCACACTCCTTATCCCCCCCCCGCAGCCACAGGATCCATCCAATTTAGCTATTTTCCAGCCAAGCTTTCAAAACCATTATTTCCTTgggttgctttttattttctttttcttttccccccacaAACCTTGGACATCTCGCTGCTTACAACCAGGCCTAAGATAAAACCGACTTCAAAGCGCTTTCTATAATGAGCAGCAGTGCATTAGAAACCCAACAACAGAGGAGCCGAGACGGGGATAAAACTAACCTGAAAAGAAGCGCCATCCCTTTAAGGAGAGATAATGAACGGAGAAGCTGTTGCTTGGCATGTTTGCAGAGAATCGCTAATTAAAACATCGCTTCTGTAAAGTATGCTGATCCCATTGATTCTTCCCCCCACACAGTTAATTTGCTGCTAGGAAGGCAAAGTCGCAAGGGTCCTCATTATAAAAATTTCACTGGCTGCAGCTAATGGTTGTAATTAATAGGTGCAATAAATTTCAAATGGGCAGCCAGGGTGTTCATTAGCTGTGGGCTGACTCAGCACCGGTGGCCTCACCAGTTACTAAATAACCCATTTCCAAGCAGACGGGAAGAGGAAGGCGCTCTGTGCCACAACCGGCACATCTGTAATTCCCCGCCGAGAGCAGAGCTCAATAAATAATTCCCGGCAAGTCCTgaatttgtcttgttttgtccCGTTGGTGAATTGTCTGTGCAAATCTCCTCCAGCTAACTGGGGGCAGGTTTTCTCCAAGGCACTGGTGTAGCCAAGTGACCTGGATTTCGTGTGGTACCAGCACTCGAGGAACTGAATGCTCCGGTGTAAATACCCACCAGCAATATCCCATAGCCGGACGAGGATCAAACCCTGGAGAAGCCGCTCATGCAAAGCACAGACCCACATGTGGGATGCAGCAGGATTTTTAATGCCCCAGTCCTGCTCTGGACATCCTGCACAAGGGCTGAGGTTGAAAATCTCTCCAGGCTCCCAATGAGCATCGTCCCCTCCATCGGGTATCCCAGTGCCGCACCCCCATGTGTGCACCAACCCTCCCAGGTACCACCGGGCATCCCGCCATGTCCCGTCTGGGCTTTGATTAAAAAACCACAGCTTTTCAGTTCATTATCATCTGactgtaattaaaatatttctaattggGGCTCTCTCTCTGAGTTACCTCCTGGGAGCAGCATCCATGGGGCTGGGTGACCCAGCAagaagctggtgctgctggagctccACAATCATCTCCCAGAGGAACCTGGGGGTGGTGGGTGCCTCACTCATATATGGCAATTATTAGCTGTAATTAGTGGCTTGACCTGCTCTGCACATTCACTCCAAGGAGCTCAGGAAGgactgggaactgctgggtgaTCCAACTGCTCCAGCATCTTTGCACTTTTGGAGATGGAGCTGCCCACACAGCAGCTCTTCCTCAAGCTCACATCTCTGGACTGGGGATGCGATTTTGATAGCTGCCTTCTTAAAAATAGGTGTATGCCTAAGTTATCTCAGCTGCATTGATctactgttttatttaatgCTGTGAATGTTTTATAAGCTCAGCAGCTGAGGGGTTTTTCTTCGCCTGGCCCTGGACTGGGCAGTAATTGCAGCCGGACGGGGCCGTGGGCAGAGGCTGCGCTAATTGAAAGGTgatgggagctgctgctgggagctggatGCCAGACAAGCCGAGAGCTCACCTGGCACTGGCAGCATCTTCTCTCCACGATGGACCTTTTCCAGGGGTCTCTGCCAATGCCTTCTGCACGGCGGGGCTTTCGTGGAAACACTTGTCCTGTGCGTGTCTCCCCCTCACCTCCTGCAAGCCCCACTTGTGTCCGTCTGAGGATCAAACGGACTGAAAACCACAAGTCAAATCTCACTGCTTGTGCATTGCTAGGGGGcactggagctggacaagaaaGAGATTTGGCTGAAAGTCACCGGCCCTGGCTCCTGACCACCAGACATTCCCACCAACGTGCCCACTCACTCTCCTTCCGTCCCGGCTGCTCTTCAACACAAGCACCACAGAAACACAGCGGCTTCTGCTCCCTCCATTTCTTTCCTGCTTAATGCCTGctttgctaaaagaaaaatcaatagcGTAAAGGGTAGTGAGAGCAAGTCTCTGGGGTGGAGTATCTCGCCAGTGTAGCACAGACAGGCTGCCAATAATCCTTCTCTGAGCCGCTTTGCCCAACAGCCACCGAAATATTAATGGGGGTGGCTGCCGCTCCAGCGTCTCTCCACAGGCTCTTGATGAGAAGCAATTGCTGCTCAGAGATGGGGTTTGtgccccagcatccccagcatcaGCATCCCTagcaccagcatccccaggacGAGCATCCCCAGCATCAGCGTCTCCAGCATCCCCAGTATCCAGCATCCTCAGcatccagcagccccagcatcTCCAGTATACAGCATCCCCAGTAtacagcatccccagcagccccaACATCCAGCATTCCCAGCATCAGCATCCCAAGCATCCCCAACatccagcatccccagcatccccaacatccagcatccccagcatcagcatccccagcagccccaacatccagcatccccagcatcaGCATCCCCAGTAGCCCCAACAtccagcatcaccagcatcaACATCCCCAGCATCAGCATCCCCAGCATCAGCATCCCCAGCatcagcatccccagcagccccaacatccagcatcaccagcatcaACATCCCCAGCAtcagcatccccagcatccccaacatccagcatccccagcatcagcatccccagcatccccagcaccagcatccccagcatcaGCATCCGCAGCAACCATGGGCTGTAACAAAGTGAATGGCAAAAAATGGGACTCCTGGTGTATTTTTGGTTAATTTGCCCTGCTCTCCCCTTCTTGGCGGTTAATGACACCCTCGCTCCGGGCTCCCCATTCCCGGGCCAAGCCATGCGTGTCCGCAGCAGGAACGGGCCCTGCTCGGTGTGAATGGCTCGGGGCGGCCATTGTCATGGGTGAATTTTCTGAATGAGCAAAtcctcattaaaaaataattaaaacagcCTGGTGAGATTGGCTTAATTCCTTTCATTTTGACTGATGGTGTTTAGTTTTGATGATTTATGTGCCACAGTCTTGCCAGCTTTCATTGTTGGAACTCATGGGATTTCatgattttcttccttccacacCTCCTTGAGTCATGGGATTACAGCTGAatctcagctttcatttttttcaatgactattatttttaaagatgcatTCCAAGCTGGTGAAATAAACTTGAAAGCCTGACACCTAATGACTCAAAGCtcaggaaatgagaaaaaaaaaaataaagaatagaGAAATTGCTCGTTTCCTGCTTGGTGAGGGTGGTTTGTAACCCCGCACCGTTGTTTGGGTGATGATGGAGGCAGTGGGGTCTGCGGTGGTGGGATCTGTGGCAATGGGGTTTGCGGAGATGGGGTTTGTGGCGATGGGGTTTGTGGCGATGGGGTTTACAGCGTTGGGGTTTGCAGAGATGGGTTTTTCAGTGATGGGGTTTGCAGAGATGGGGTTTGCAGTGAAAGGGTTTGTAGTGATGGGGTTTGCAGTGATGGGGTTTGTAGTGATAGGGTTTTCAGTGATGGGGTTTTCAGTGAAGGGGTTTGTAGTGATGGGCTTTGTAGTGATGGAGTTTGCAAAGATGGGGTTTGCAGAGATGAGGTTTGTAGCGATGGGGTTTGCAGCAATGGGGTTTGTAGCAATGGGGTTTGCAGTGATGGGGTTTGCAGAGATGGGGTTTGCAGCAATGGGGTTTGCAGCGATGGGGTTTGCAGTGATGGGGTTTGCAGTGATGGGGTTTGCAGTGATGGGGTTTTCAGAGACGGGGTTTGCAGCGTTGGGGTTTGCAGTGATTGGGTTTGCAGCAATGGGGTTTGCAGTGATGGGGTTTGCAGCGTTGGGGTTTGCAGTGATGGGGTTTGCAgcaccctcctcctctcccacctcatccagcccagctctgccaagCTGCTGTGCTCACGGACATCACATTTGCACATTTCCTAAGTGCA encodes:
- the BLACAT1 gene encoding bladder cancer associated transcript 1 translates to MPQFTFACFCGLHGFCKMKRKKEEASAEQETAV